In a single window of the Flavobacterium ammoniigenes genome:
- the udk gene encoding uridine kinase → MLIIGIAGGTGSGKTTVVNQIVNELPETEVGIISQDSYYKENVGMTYEERAAINFDHPRSIDFELLVHHLKELKAGNNINQPVYSFVSHNRTSDTVFTHPRKVMIVEGILILTNPELRDLFDVKIYVQADPDERLIRRLKRDIADRGRDMDEVLNRYQTTLKPMHQQFIEPTKAFADIIIPNDKYNTVAIDVVRAVINQKLNV, encoded by the coding sequence ATGCTCATTATTGGAATTGCAGGCGGAACAGGAAGTGGAAAAACGACAGTAGTCAATCAAATTGTTAATGAATTACCCGAAACCGAAGTAGGTATTATTTCGCAAGATTCTTACTATAAAGAAAACGTAGGAATGACTTATGAAGAAAGAGCCGCCATCAATTTTGACCACCCAAGATCTATCGATTTTGAGTTATTGGTACACCATCTTAAAGAATTAAAAGCAGGGAATAATATTAATCAGCCGGTATATTCGTTTGTATCTCATAATAGAACCAGCGACACTGTATTTACACATCCCAGAAAAGTAATGATTGTAGAAGGTATTTTAATTCTAACTAATCCTGAATTAAGAGATCTTTTTGATGTGAAAATTTATGTTCAAGCCGATCCGGATGAGCGTCTCATTCGCCGACTAAAAAGAGATATTGCTGATCGTGGCCGTGATATGGATGAAGTGTTGAACAGATACCAAACTACTCTGAAACCAATGCACCAACAATTTATTGAGCCTACTAAAGCATTTGCCGATATTATCATTCCGAATGACAAATACAATACCGTAGCCATCGATGTGGTTCGCGCTGTAATTAATCAAAAACTAAACGTTTAA